One segment of Ochotona princeps isolate mOchPri1 chromosome 28, mOchPri1.hap1, whole genome shotgun sequence DNA contains the following:
- the TSLP gene encoding thymic stromal lymphopoietin: MCSSRFQPRNLPCHQENLLLLLLMQIDALESRVSEYEIRNRPIYFKLMARNGLPSGLTNAILFVLSVFFRKIIIMQLVGLVLTHSFTNCNFGKIRAIYENIIYFDLKKYMEGTKSTQFNPTVSCYNPVSKVASSSCENRASFHVLLCAASRAMLAPGGDTGGDGDPLGGQLWEQSECLTIIERDTFTPTHGCESFPTEEFSKKTRVALASQCPGYSRTQISSTQKMKTKEKEVITRKCLEKAAHLLGLWRRFSRF, from the exons ATGTGCTCCAGCAGATTTCAGCCCCGGAATCTCCCCTGTCACCAAGAgaacctgctgctcctgctgctgatgCAGATAGATGCTCTGGAAAGTAGGGTTTCTGAGTATGAGATCAGAAATCGCCCCATTTATTTTAAGCTTATG GCAAGAAATGGGCTTCCGAGTGGATTGACAAATGCCATACTATTTGTTCTGTCAGTTTTTTTCAGGAAGATCATCATCATGCAACTAGTAGGGCTGGTGCTAACTCACAGCTTCACTAACTGTAACTTTGGGAAGATTAGAGCCATATATGAGAATATCATTTATTTTGACCTGAAGAAATATATGGAGGGG ACCAAAAGCACCCAGTTCAACCCCACCGTGTCCTGTTATAATCCGGTGAGTAAAGTAGCCAGTAGTTCATGCGAGAACCGGGCATCCTTCCATGTTCTGCTGTGTGCTGCGTCCCGAGCGATGCTGGCTCCCGGGGGCGACACCGGCGGGGACGGCGACCCCCTCGGCGGGCAGCTT TGGGAGCAGTCAGAGTGCCTCACTATAATCGAACGCGACACTTTCACTCCCACCCACGGCTGTGAGTCCTTTCCCACCGAAGAGTTCTCCAAAAAAACCAGGGTCGCTCTCGCTTCCCAGTGCCCTGGCTACTCCAGAACTCAG ATAAGCAGTACCCAGAAaatgaagacaaaggaaaaagaagtcaTCACCAGGAAGTGCCTGGAAAAAGCCGCGCATTTACTAGGATTGTGGCGTCGGTTTAGCCGGttttaa